The Thermoleophilaceae bacterium DNA segment CATCAGCTTCGAGCTCGAGCTGATCAGACGCTGGGATGCGCGCGTGCGTTCATTCGAGGCGGTGGCGCACTTCGTGGAGGAACTTCAAGAAACCGCTGCGACCGAACCGCGGCTCACGCTCGAGCAGGCCGCGCTGGCAGGCTCGGACGGGCCGCTGCGGATGCAGGTCACCAACGTCCGGCACAGCCGGTCGGTCTCGGCGGCCGACCTCTACGAGAGCGACAACTACGTGGAGATTCCCGGTCGCACCCTGCAGTCGCTCATGGCACAGCACGGCGATGACAAGCTCGACCTGCTCAAGATCGACATCGAGGGGCTCGAGTATGAGCTGCTGCCCACGTACGACCTCGCAGGGCTCGGCGTGAAGGTCCTGTGCGTTCAACTTCACCACACGGCAACGGTCCAAGAGGCCAAACGGCTGCTCGCGCTGCTCAAGAACGCCGGCTACGAGCTGATCGGCTGCAGGCCGACGGTCAAGCTCACGTTCGCTCACCGGACGCTGATCCAGACGAGCGGCGAGCACGCCCCGAGCGGGAGCCAATAGCCGTGAGCCGGATCGAGGACTACGCGCTGGCGCACACGAGCGCGTTCAGCGGCCCGCTCGCGGAGGCGGCGCGGCAGACGCGGGACGAGATGCCCTCGCCCGGCATGATGACCGCGGTGCCGGAGGGCCGCCTGCTTCAGGCGCTGATCAAGATCTCGGGCGCTCGGCGCGTGCTGGA contains these protein-coding regions:
- a CDS encoding FkbM family methyltransferase — translated: MPISGLADVGTPYGGYMLPVDHIGRGWLCYCVGTGADISFELELIRRWDARVRSFEAVAHFVEELQETAATEPRLTLEQAALAGSDGPLRMQVTNVRHSRSVSAADLYESDNYVEIPGRTLQSLMAQHGDDKLDLLKIDIEGLEYELLPTYDLAGLGVKVLCVQLHHTATVQEAKRLLALLKNAGYELIGCRPTVKLTFAHRTLIQTSGEHAPSGSQ